CAGGCCGTGGCTGAGGACCAGAGTCGCGAAGGCCTTTTCCGCCAGTTCCCGCGCGACTTCTTCGATCTCATCGTCGTGGACGAATGCCATCGCGGAAGCGCGGGTGAAACCAGCCCGTGGAAGGACATCCTTCTCTACTTCGGCAGCGCCGCGCAACTGGGAATGACCGCCACACCGCGCAGGGACGTCAACGCCGATACCTATGACTACTTCGGCATTCCGATCTACACATACAGTCTGCGGCAGGGTATCGACGATGGCTTCCTCGCCCCCTATCGCGTCCTGCGCGTCGTCCCCACGGTAGACGCCACCGGCTGGCGCCCGACCATCGGCCAGATGGACGCGAACGGTCGCCTGATACCGGATCATGAGTACGGCACCCCGGATTTCGGCCCCACGATATCGCACCTTCCGCGAACCGAGGCCATCGCCCGTCACCTGTCCGACTTTCTGACGAAGACGGATCGTTTCGCCAAAACGATGGTCTTCTGCGTCGATCAGGAAGAGGCTGAGACTATGCGGACGGCCCTCGTGAACCTCAACAAGGACATCACCAGTGTTTCCCCGGATTACGTCTGCCGCGTCACGGCGGACGAAGGCGGTATCGGCAAGGGTCACCTCAGCCGCTTCCAGGACGTTGAAACGCAGACGCCGACCATCCTCACCACGTCCCAATTGCTCAGCACCGGCGTGGACGCGCCCACCTGCCGAAACATCGTCATCGCCCGGATGGTCAATTCCATGGTCGAGTTCAAGCAGATCATCGGGCGCGGAACCCGCGTGCGCGAGGACTGCGACAAGCTCTACTTCACCATCCTCGATTACACCGGCAGCGCCACCTCCAACTTCGCCGACCCCGATTTCGACGGCGATCCCGCTGTCTCAGACGAGGAGCAGATGGACGATGAAGGCGTGATAGTGGAAGGGGTGGACCCTCCCGAAAAGCCTGGCGTTACCGTGGGCGTTCCACCGCCTCCGCCTTACGATACCCCGCAGCCGCGCAAGTTCTATGTCAAAGACGGCGAAACGGTGGGTATCGCGACCGAACTACAACTGGACCTGGACAAGGACGGCCGCCGCCTTGCGGTGACTTCCATCACTGATCTGACCGCCCGGACCGTTCGCGAAATGGCCGCGTCCGATGCAGAACTCCGCCGTCGATGGGCGGACAAATCCCAGAGGGACGCCGTTCTCGCCGAACTGAACGAAGCCGGCCTCGATCTGGACGCCTTGGCCGCCGAGTTCCACCAGCCCGATGCCGATCCGCTCGACCTCCTCTGCCACGTCGCCTGGAGCATCCCCGTCCGCACGCGCGGCCAGCGCGCCGCCGCCGCCCGTGCCCACGCCGAGTTCTTCC
The DNA window shown above is from Armatimonadota bacterium and carries:
- a CDS encoding DEAD/DEAH box helicase family protein, translating into MSLNEADTCREHVTPALDAAGWRKSPHALKEQHNFTDGRIHVTGNRAVRGTRKKADYVLQHTRDIPIAVVEAKDESHTPGAGLQQAKDYAEILGLKFAYSTNGHGIVEFDYITGAETALTAFPTPDALWARLTGNLGLNIAQSQRLATPSYTGGGYELRYYQQIAVNRVISAILSGDRRVLLTMATGTGKTKVAFQICWRLSKAKWNRAGDGQAPRILYLSDRTMLVDDPMAKDFRPFGDGRLRIENGEANLARQVYFSTYQAVAEDQSREGLFRQFPRDFFDLIVVDECHRGSAGETSPWKDILLYFGSAAQLGMTATPRRDVNADTYDYFGIPIYTYSLRQGIDDGFLAPYRVLRVVPTVDATGWRPTIGQMDANGRLIPDHEYGTPDFGPTISHLPRTEAIARHLSDFLTKTDRFAKTMVFCVDQEEAETMRTALVNLNKDITSVSPDYVCRVTADEGGIGKGHLSRFQDVETQTPTILTTSQLLSTGVDAPTCRNIVIARMVNSMVEFKQIIGRGTRVREDCDKLYFTILDYTGSATSNFADPDFDGDPAVSDEEQMDDEGVIVEGVDPPEKPGVTVGVPPPPPYDTPQPRKFYVKDGETVGIATELQLDLDKDGRRLAVTSITDLTARTVREMAASDAELRRRWADKSQRDAVLAELNEAGLDLDALAAEFHQPDADPLDLLCHVAWSIPVRTRGQRAAAARAHAEFFQRYSPRAREVLQSILKTYEEHGPREFVLPDIFRIPPLSEYGNPSEIATLFGGPKQLKEAVDQLQAIIYE